From the genome of Haloarcula taiwanensis:
GAGTGCAACGGACCGCGGCAGCCTACTCTTTCTCGCCCGCTCCGACGGCGCTCTCGCCGATTTTCTCGGAGCCTTCGATGACTTCCTGACCGCCCATGTACGGGCGGAGGGGTTCGGGCACAGTGATGGTCCCGTCGTCGTTCTGGTAGTACTCCATGATGGCGACAAGGACGCGGGGCACGGCCAGTCCGGACCCGTTCAGCGTGTGGAGGTAGTCGGCGGACTCGTGGCGCTCGGGGCGGTACCGCAGGCCGGCGCGGCGCGCTTGGAAGTCCTCGAAGTTCGATACCGAGGAGACCTCGAGCCAGCGGCCACCGCGGTCGGGACCGTCCTCCATGTCGTCGCCGGGAGCCCACACCTCGATATCGTACTTCTTGGCCTGCGTAAAGCCCATATCGCCGGTACACATGTCGAGGACGCGGTAGGGGAGTTCGAGGCGGTCGAGCACTTCGGCAGCCTCGTCAAGCAGGCTCTCAAGCCGGTCGTAGCTGTTCTCCGGGCGGACGAAGTTGACGAGTTCGACCTTGTGGAACTGGTGGACGCGGACGTATCCTCGTGTCTCGGTCCCGTGTTCGCCGGCCTCCCGGCGGAAGTTCGGTGAGAACGCCTGATGTTTGACCGGGAGGTCGTCGTCCAGTAGAATCTCGCCGCGGTACATGTTGGTGACCGGTACCTCCGCTGTCGGGAGCAGCCACAGGTCGTCGCTGTCGTAGTCGTCGTCCTGTCTGGCTCCGACGCGGTAGGCGTCCTCGGCAAATTTGGGGAGCTGGCCGGTCCCTTCCATCGAATCGGAGTTGACGGGAATCGGCGGGAGTACGTCGACGTACTCCTGCTCGCGGTGGACATCGAGCATGAACTGGACGAGCGCGTGCTCTAGGCGCGCGCCCTCGCCCTTGACGAACTGGTAGCCGCCGCCGGACACCTTCGCGCCACGCTCGAAGTCGAGCAGGTCCAGCTCCTCGCCGAGGTCGTAATGCGGGACGACCTCGTCGGGCAGGTCCCGCAGGTCGTCGAATCCCTCGCGGTAGCGCTCGACGTTGTCTG
Proteins encoded in this window:
- a CDS encoding serine--tRNA ligase, translated to MLSRQFVRENPETVRDAIERKGVTGVDLDEILEIDEEWRELKAEGDGLRQERNEVSSKIGQLKQEGKDEEAQEAIDRSQELKDELQDIEERADELESQLEDALLELPNIPHESVPTGEDEADNVERYREGFDDLRDLPDEVVPHYDLGEELDLLDFERGAKVSGGGYQFVKGEGARLEHALVQFMLDVHREQEYVDVLPPIPVNSDSMEGTGQLPKFAEDAYRVGARQDDDYDSDDLWLLPTAEVPVTNMYRGEILLDDDLPVKHQAFSPNFRREAGEHGTETRGYVRVHQFHKVELVNFVRPENSYDRLESLLDEAAEVLDRLELPYRVLDMCTGDMGFTQAKKYDIEVWAPGDDMEDGPDRGGRWLEVSSVSNFEDFQARRAGLRYRPERHESADYLHTLNGSGLAVPRVLVAIMEYYQNDDGTITVPEPLRPYMGGQEVIEGSEKIGESAVGAGEKE